ACAATTTTAAAGCTTCTGTTGCCGTTTTTACCGTTTGTAAAACCgaatttttaaataaaacccaACATATTCTGGAGTAGTGACTCGTTTAACAACCAAGAATGAATGTCTATACACAAGCTTTCTATCCATGATAGAGCCCAAAAGAATCAAAGAGGCTCTACAAGATGCAAATTAGGTGAAAGCAATGCAAGAAGAGTTAGCTGAATTTGAACGCAACAATGTGTGGGACTTAGTGCCAACATTAGAAGGAGTATCAGTTGTTGGTTCAAGATGGTTCTATAGAAACAAGAGTGAGGAAGATGGAGTCATCATCGGGAACAAAGCTAGACTGGTTGTCAAAGGCTACTCGCAACGAGAAGGCATAGACTACGATGAAACCTTTGCACCTATTGCTAGAATAGAAGCAGTTCCCTATAGATATTTGAAAATTCTTTTAACTACCACGAGATGTGATTCCTTTGGATTGGCTTGAAAGCGTGCATACAGACATGTTGAAAACATGATGTCTTGTCGACTAGTTGTAAGGTACAGTAATGAGCCAATCATTCCTCTATAGTGCTTCTGATCTACATATTTCCCATAAAGGTTTGAATCACGATTGTAGGATGTAGACATCGGTGTCTTTGCAGTTGATGCGTTCTCCATGGAATATCTCTTCAATAGGTTTTTTGATATACTTCTCTTGACCAATAAAAATTCCCTTATGAGATTAACGAACTTGTAGACCAAGTAAATGTAacaccccctctggcacgtatcacaatattgtccgctttgggctactcagcacgaggacttcccagggggtcacccatcctggtactactcccgcccgagcacgcttaactacagagttcttatgggatttgctgccctcacgactttaaaacacgttgtgatatggaaggtatccacaccccttataaggcatgcttagttctccttcccagccaatgtgggatcagatctaacccactttcaccccctattatagggttcgacgtccccgtcgaacacatcgacccgtgccctggctctgatgccatttgtaacaccccctctggcacgtatcacaatattgtccgctttgggctactcagcacgaggacttcccaaggggtcacccatcctggtactactcccgcccgagcacgcttaactgcaaagttcttatgggatctgctgccctcacggctttaaaacacgttgtgatatggaaggtatccacaccccttataaggcaTGCtcagttctccttcccagccgatgtgggatcagatctaacccactttaaaAAGGTCATATTGATATGAGGTATCACTTCCTAAAGGATAATATTCAAAAAGGTCATATTGAGCTTCATTCTGTTCCTACAGATGAAGAGACTGCAAATGTGTTCACAAAAGTTGATTTAGGCCCATAATGAGTTTTGGGCCTCAGTTAGGagtttgggccatattgggattTTTAAGCCATTGGGTTGGCCCCCGGTTTTTAGGCCAAGTGAGAAAAAGGTAAATTGGTGTTTCAACCTAAGAGTTGGACATATGAATGAGATTCCTAGTTATGGGTTATGGCCCAAATATTAATTAGGATTTTATGTGACTGATTAGCACGAGGATTATTCGGATCAACAGTTCAAGCGTCTATCTGATTTTTAGcggtttgaggtgagtttcctcactgtgcttgacgggttgaaggcaccaatgttggaccATGGTTTATTGTGATTAGGGTGCTAGTTGTCTGTGTGAATCTTGCACGTgtagtatgtgatatgtataccgGACAGGGtatgatgccaggcggggcctgatgagtgtATTGTATGCTAATTGTCTTAGTGATTATTACATGTGTTTATGTGTCTATATGTATactgggtggggcccgatgccaggcggggcctaatgAATGTGATGAGGTGGGACCCATATCATATTATTGACATATAtgttccgagcggggctcgatgtcgggcagtGCCCGATGGTTGTTGGGCATGCtccattgtatgtttgatatgtatcgTATGtagtatcttggggaactcactaagttttgtgcttacggttttcagtttatgtttcaggtacttccgaatcgaaaggggaagagctcaggatgatcgcatcacacacacaccatGTTGTTCCGCATTTTATTTGACTATGATTTATTTGGATGATTTTGACATACTCTGATTtcattatggttttatgaaaaaaatttgggtgatgattttattattataaaaattaaaatttttggtcttaaatgttgggatgttacagactgaatcttcatcttcttcacagTTTTGATCTTCATCTTTATTTGTTTCTTAAATATCCTCATCCTCAATCCAGTCGAATATAGGTTTATTATGGTGGTCCACATACACATTCATTCTCTTCCTATTAACATATGCCATATCCACAAATTCTTTGTAGTCACCATTGTTGTTCAGTATACGAATGCCCTGACTCAACGAATCTTGTGGAAGACAAAAGTACACATCTTTGCATCTCATTCTGGTGAGCCTATCAATGAAAATAATGAACTCTAAGTACCCAAACCCACTAAATTCAACGTCTCAAAGTGATGCTCATTCAGGATCAAAGTAGACTAAGGATTTGGTGCAAACGTCCCATTATAGTGGACGTCCACTATAATGAAGTTACGGTAGCTTCGAGTTAATGTATATGACATTCTTCAGAGATGAAATTGTCTATAACCAAccatacttgtataatgtataCGTTTCAATAAGTTCAAGGATAAGTACAGGACCAAAAATAATTTAATGACCGAATAAAAAAACAAATCGAAGAAAAAGTCACAAACAAAGATACTGAGTACAACCGATTATAGACTAGATGACCATTTTCAAAAGCTATCGATTTTTAGTATATTTTTAAGAATACACGCGGTCATTTTTGGAAACTTCTTTATGCCCTAAATCAAAATTAagtatttaaaaaaatgattattaTGTGAccaagtttatttatttattgggataatgacttgaaagggtaatgaATTTTtgactttgttcacatttagtcactaaactttttttcattatgtatttgccactgaactattgaaactgttcacattttacccttatgaccggtaacaaccggtcataagggtaaaatgtgaacaatttcaataattcagtggcaaatagataacgaataAAAGGcgagtgactaaatatgaacaaagttGAAAGTTCGTTTTCCTCTCAAATTATCCTAATATTATATACCCCGAAAAAGGTATAAAAAACGAATTATTTCACCATGCTCCTTAAGTTGTTCTTAACTATTTCTAGTTATTAAGGGCTACCCAAAAAGTATTTTGTTTTTAGTTCATAAAGTTATTgaccttagacacctaatctaacattaTTGGCTACCAATAGGGTGTTTTGATTCTATCTGAATATCGATGCTCAACTTCATGTTTGAGCTGATGCAAGTTAGCTTGAAATCTATATGAAGACGACATTTTAATGTAAATCTAGTGGTTATTGATAACATATTTTGAAATTGATGTTGCTGCTTAGTTTCATTAAAGAATCAACTTCTTTTCCTCTCTCAGATGTTGTTGGTTAGTTCGTTGGACAGTTTCAGTTTATATTTGACTTTGTGTGTTTCCTATACAAAATTGGTCAAGAAAAGCTATTTTGTGTATGTTTAAAGTAAAAATATCATATTGTTCTTAATCGTTTTttcttctttaataaaaataaaatgttttaaactcACAGACAAATTAATATTAtaccattttatttttaaaatacaatcattcaaaatgaaaaaaattaaaataacaaatTTCTAACTAACGAGGGAAAATTCATATAATAACTTTTTACATACATGGCTACTTTTGAAACTATAATATAATATAGACCATTTATGTATCTATATACTTGACCGTATGTATGTGTTTGACCATATGTATGTTTTCaactgtatgtatgtatatattaaCACGAGTTacataagaaaaattaaaaagaataataatattaaaaatacttCTAAATGTATGTTGTGTGTAATATGAAAATTTCAATATCCTTTTTAAcagtaaatatataaatatgatgTATGTCAATACATGGAGTataacaacatatataatgtatcaatgtatgtatgtattcttTTATAAACAACGTATATGGTTTAATGTATGCCAATATGTTGCAtaattttataaacaaaattCATACAAATATTAGGataatttttatacatataatattgcATAGTTTTATGGTTTAATGTATGTCAATATGTTGCAtaattttataaacaaaattCATACAAATATTAGGataatttttatacatataatattgcATAGTTTTATGGTTTAATGTATGCCAATATGTTGCAtaattttataaacaaaattCATACAAATATTAGGataatttttatacatataatattgcataattttataacataaaacttatacatataatattggTTTCGTTTTTATACATTTTTCGGGGTATAATATTATGATAATTTGAGAGAGAAACGAACTTTCAACTTTATtaacatttagtcactaaacttcctttcattatctatttgccactgaactattgaaactgttcacattttactgTTATGACCGACTGTTACCAGttataagggtaaaatatgaacaatttcaatagGTCAGTGACAATCAGATAATGAAagaaagtttagtgactaaatatgaacaaaatcgaaagttgaTTACCCTTTCAAGCAGtgttttaaaaatcggtttgaaccggccggtcgaaccggttggaccgggaaccggaGGAGTGAgaggttcaactatcaccggttttatatTGATTTCTGAACtggattgaaccggccggtttttagaaaaacccgttgaaccggtcaaaataaaccggttgaatcggttaaaccgaataaaaacaatgaaaaagaatcatttacataataaactttcatgatttttttcaaatctatttagtttttctctaaataaaaacgtatgacaaatattataatttttttttatatgtttatattcatctaaaaatatattttgtttcggtattatattttatttttctttttaacgtATATGGATtaatgtaaaacactaaaacttatgattatgtgttattttagtgtatttggattcatctacaatttatttttatgtgtatttttaatgtttgaacttgtaaacatcaaatttatgatttatatatgtatgtatgtgtaggaacatagaaaaaaaaaattaaaaacatgaaaaatatagaaactgGTTCATCcggcggtcgaaccggttaaaccggttgaaccggaaactggtcaccataccggttcaactaaaataccggtttttaaaacattgctttcAAGTCATTAgcccttatttatttatatttatttattattatggtAATTGAGGATTTATTAGATTATGTTTATCGTTAGTTGCGCTGTAAAAACTTGGGGACAAAGCGACGAAAGTGTATAAAGTTGAACGAACCCCAATAAGAATGAAGATGCATCAATCCATCCATTAATCCATTGTAAAATTAAGGGTATGATGCTGGAACAATCGGAATCCAAACCTTTCAGCAATTCCACGATGCCGTGTTCCAAATTCACAACCAAACTCAATCTTTCTAAATGCACTATCAACAATGGGATTTCACTGCAAGTCGCCGATGATGATTCTGCCGTCGAGGAGCATTTGGAGTGCTGGCCACCAACTACGGCGGTGGTTGATAGATTGGTACTCCAACTGAAGGCTAAATATGGCGACATGGAAGCGAATTGGGAAAAGACAATACTCAATTTCAAGAAAGAGCTTGATGCCGAGGAGGAACAATTGAAACCGAAGTTGACTTTAACTTCGGATGTAGTCGATAATAGCGAAGATGGTGATGGATTTCAGAGAAGAGATAGGGCTAGAGCTAAATTCTCCGTTCCGCTTTCACGTCGGGAGATGGAGAAAGACTTCGAGGATATGGGAGAGCGGCGGCTACCACGGAAGCCGAAGAAGCGACCTAAATCTGTACAAAATCAATTGGATGTAAGTATTTCAGAGCCAACACTTTACAGGACCAAATTCGTTATGGATTTGATACGCATTTCATACTAATTCGTAGTTACTGAATTTAATATAACATCTAGCCACCTGTTCTTCATGAAATATTGAGATTTCGTTACTAATAAACTACAATCCATCATTCTTCTTATGAAATGTCAATCATCATAGATTATAATTGCAGTTCTATAAGAACATTCACATAGTTTTAGGATCTACTATTGACTCAGTGGCTTGGGATTTTTCTGTATGATTGTCATCAACATCTAATAACTTTTGTTCCTTCAAATATCATTTGCAGACTCTATTTCCTGGCTTGTGGTTAACAGAGATAAATGCTGATCTTTATAGAGTTCCTGATACAAAAAAGGTACGCCATTGTTTCTTTCAGAATCTTTCAAGTTCAGTGTATTTATTTTCTGAATCTTATTTTCTTTCCTTCAAAACAGAGGTAGTGATGATAAACATGTCCTGGAGCTTGAAGGATTTTTCCATAATTGTTGACAAATTGCCCAAATAAACTGGAATATTTTACCATAACTGGGAAACATCAtatgtaagtatatgtatattTTTTCTTGTTTAGAATCATACACTTTTGTATATTGTTTCTTTTTGGATATTTGTAGAAGGCATCTAATTTAAGTCCCCAATATTTTCCTAATCAGTTTTTGTAGATGAATAAATATCCATTTGTTAATCTTGGACTTTAAAAAGTAAATCTTTTGCAATCCAAAGTCAAATATGGACTCATTTTTTGGATGGATGTAGTAAATAACATTAGATATTTGTAAGAATTGAAGAACACATAGTCTTGAAACTAATACGTTTCtacttttctaaaaaaaaaaagactaataTGCCCCCATAACAAAATCAGGAAACACATATAGTTAAGGTTATGAAACCTGGAAATTCCCATTTCTCATCTAATCCCATACTCTCATGATTTTGGGTGCAGGGCATTTTTGTAATTTGCTAAAGGGTTTGCAATGATCTTATCTTAACACATCATCACATCCTTTAAATggtctttttagtttttattgATCAAAGTTTCATATGCATGACTCTTTTGCAGTTGATAGGAGCATAAAAAATTGACAACTTTTGTGTCCCTTCAGTGAACCTCACTACATGTATAGCAATATGATGGTGGATTTTGGAGAGGgccaagggcaaaatggtcaaatGGAACCAGTCTTTTTTCCAGGCTTCTCATCCATCATTTATGAATTTCTTTTGATTCTTTCAATACCTTTGAAGTGATATTATAATTTGTAGATATTAGTAAATTCTAATTAGGTTTTTAATTTTGTtaaaaacccttgaaatttataTGACTTTTCATtagaaaaagcttcaaatttaGAATTGAACTAAAAGCAAGATTACATATTATTTTATAGACAACTCAGCGTGACTTTTTGCAAGTGTATAGAATATATTGACACTAGAAATATCACTAAGAATGGGAATATTGGTTATTCTTTGGGGAAATTAGGGTTAGTGCTAATTTATGCTTAAACAATCCAAATAAGAACAATTTGCATTAAAGTAATTAAATTTAGATAAATGCCCTTATGAAAACACATTGTTAAACTGAATTAAAAGTGCATTTGCATTTCTCCATTTGGAGAAGATTTGATCTTTACTTCGAGGTAAAATGACTTGACAGTTGTATTTTTTGGCGACTATCCTTCAAAAAATAGTCATAGGGAGGTTAATGTGGATTGGGTTTTCTGTTACATCAACCCATGAACGAGCCAATAACATTTCTTCTTCAAGGGACCAAATACCAGTCATTTTTAGTGAggagattttgaaaaaaaaaggaaaataagaGGATTCAGAAAGTAGATTGAAAAAGATTTGAATGTGATGATGAATAAAGattgatttttgtatttattgtgaaagataaagtgtttaaaatttgaaattttgaaaaaaaacggTTATATTTTGAAAAGGAGGTATAATTTTGAAAATGGCTTGTTTTTTGAAAATGAGAAAGTGGAATaaatggtaatatatatatatatatatatatatatatatatatatatatatatatatatatatatatatatatatatatcagtacaCTTCTACCGAGTTTCCTCACCGAGCCAAGGTCGCCAAACGCACGACCCGGTGTTTGCCGAAGTACGCCGAACTATGTTGATGTCCACTCCATCGAGTCTTAGAGATGGTAACAATGACAAGTATATCGGGGCCCACCCAGAACATGGAACGGGGGGTTTTCAACTGAAATTGGAGATTTTTTCTCCTTACAAGTTTATGAATAAAAACAATATAAATTGAAACTCTAAATCATGAATGTCTCCAATCATAAACAATGACATTTAAGTTACAATTTACAATCactttttgaaataaaacatataaaaaagtcttcaaacataaacaaaacctCTAATCATCAACTTTGATTTCCAACTTTAGCATTAAATCGTCAAATATCACCTACCAACAAAATGAAAACAAATTTATAAAAAAGTACATGATAAAAAGTAAAAACTACAATTTATTCAATTATAAAATTAttggtttcattttcattattatCTTCAAATTTCAACCTCCAAATCGTAAAGTTCAAAAATAGTTAGCATGATTATGTCACACTGATTTAGATCtaaatataacaaaaaaagttattaataagttaaaaacatatagaaataataataaaatgttaaCATTTTCTCACAACGAACTTTGTGAGCACATTTGAGCTTCTATTGTATTTGGATTAAGTTGGTTTTGATATGGACTTATCAATCTTCTAGTAGCACTACATGCGGATTTAGAAGCAATGATAGAGACAAAATTAAGCAGTATTATCTTTGCCATTGCTTGCAATATATGATACTTTGTTTCCCTTGACTTTCACCACATCAAAATATCAAAGTCTCGAGATTAAGACTCAATCTGTTCCTCTAAATAACGATAAAGCTCAGTTTTCAAAATCGATCGTGGAACTCTACTCTTGGTCTTCACATAGTTTTCCCAAGTCTAAAAATTTTCATCACAAGCCATTCATTTTTGGAAGCCGACCCCATATAATCACCACCCCATATGAACTTTTCATAAATCTCTCTTGGTATTCCTTCACCAAATCAtcataatatttttattatactaATTTGATCCACACAATCATTTAGATAAAGAAGTTGCAAACAAAATTCTATCATTTCCATTTTGTATTGTGGATAAAAAACAACACCCATCAATTCATGACTTGTACCCCTAATATTTATTGAAATTGTCAATCATCTCCTTTGTCATTTTACACAATAATATTTGAACGAAAACTCCATTTAGATAATTCAAGTCTAATCTCATAAATTTTGGGAAGATATAATTTGGTTGTGGGGTACCTTGTCCCAGATGAGATTAAAGTGACATTATAAAACAACTCTGATCTCCCATATATTTCATGTGCATTTTCCTAAACGGATGAACTAGACAATGTGTTGTATCGAGTATCCCATTGTTTTAGATATGAaaaaacatatatcatatatgtacaTCAAAGACACATAAGCATTAAATAAGCTGAATTCTGTCTTGTTGGATAATTCCAACATACTTCTTGGATTATGGTATTATTAATTATTGGCATGAGTTCTCAAACAAATGTCTCAATTCTGTTGGGGGTTGTTGTCCAATAAGCGACACTATCACATATATTTTCAATTGCACCTTAAATGACATTTAACCTATCTAGATTAAGGATAATGGCAGACCTCATGTGAATATGGGTGCCATCATGCATAAACTTATTTAATCTCATGTGAATATGGGTGTCGTCATGCATAAACTTGTTAAATTTTTCTTTAATCTTACCGATTAATCCATCATTTTTAGTAGAATCGTCGATCGTGATGTATTTACATTCCACTCCATTAATGCATCCATTAAAACATTTGTGAGAACTTCACTTGTGTGTGAGAAAGGCATATATATCgcataacatataacaaaataAAGTCGAAAAGAAGTAAGGGTTTAATATTTTACTTTGAAGACATCATTAATAAAACGACATGTGATAGTCATGAAACCTTTTTATTGCTCGAAGTTCCAATATCACTTGTAATGACTATtctattatgtattttttttcaatctttttaataacattatttttctCCATCTCATACATCTTGAAAATGTCGCTTTTCAATTTAATTTGACAAGGACGTTTGAATAAAAGTCGAATAGTCCTTGTAAAATTCTAAAAACCAACATGGTCAAAAATAGAAAGTATGCATTCATCTAATATAACCATTTTAGCAAATCCATTTCAACCATCTTTCTCATTGGGGAAATAGGTAGAAAAAACTGATTTCAAATTAGATGCCAAAAGTTTTTGCCAAATATCATGTTACTTCTTAGCTTTGCATTTTTCATATGTTCTAACAAATATTAGGTACCATTTTTTGAATCACCTTACAATAATACTTTACAACTATTAGATTTTACTTTAACTATCCTGTTAACCATAACATTCACAAAAAGTTGCCAAGAAATgcttttttatcttttatttgtaGCATTTTCTGCACCGATTCAACTGTTTCTTCAACTCAATGAATAGTTGGACTTGTATTATCGTGTTTAGAATTTGAAGAACCAATTGGTGTTGAGCGTTACTCTTGTTTACCTCCTAATACAACAAACTAGTTGAATGTAGGATTATTCAAGATCTCTAAAGTTCCAAAAATTAACATATTGTAAGTATCAATACACATACTATTCGAAAGATAGATAAAGATGGTGTATGTAATGTTTAGAAATTAGTAGAAATTACAAGCACTTATATGTTCATCAAACTAACAACCCAAATTGATTTCAAACTAACAAGTTAGCCCAAATAAACCTCAAACTGATTCTATAACATTCCATTTTGAGATAATCTTAACTTAAAGACTCGGGCGGTAATCGATCTGGTAAGGTCTTGGGTCTCAAAGGATCGAGTTTGGACCTTAAGAAATAAGGTTCTTGGGCTTGGTAATAAGATTTAGGGTTAAAGTGATATTTGGCTTAAATTAAATTTTAGGTTGTTGACCCAGGAGTACCACGATGTGGTAGGCTAATGACCACGACGTGGTATGTTACTTAATGAAGAACGCATTTTAGATGGTCACCATGACGTGACACGAGGATGACCACAATATGGTGAATGTTGCAGCCCAAACccatgaaatttagggtttcttccatattTAAAGGCTTAAACTCATGGATTAGGTCTTCATCAACAACTTCCAATCCTCTaacatgaaaccctagcctctttgTGTGTGTTTTGAGTGTATGGGCCTATTTTGTGAGGGTTGAAGGATGGAGAAGTCTCTCTTGTTGCTTATGTATTTGGTTCCAACTTAGATCCATCATCTTCATCACATTTATGAtaatttggaggtataaagttacTATCTTGCTCCTTAATTCTCTAGATCTATTGTTATGTCATTTTATGATCTTTTTTGGCCCAAATCTTCTCATTCTTGAAGTTTGAGTGAGCTCTAGAAC
The genomic region above belongs to Lactuca sativa cultivar Salinas chromosome 4, Lsat_Salinas_v11, whole genome shotgun sequence and contains:
- the LOC111894479 gene encoding uncharacterized protein LOC111894479; translation: MMLEQSESKPFSNSTMPCSKFTTKLNLSKCTINNGISLQVADDDSAVEEHLECWPPTTAVVDRLVLQLKAKYGDMEANWEKTILNFKKELDAEEEQLKPKLTLTSDVVDNSEDGDGFQRRDRARAKFSVPLSRREMEKDFEDMGERRLPRKPKKRPKSVQNQLDTLFPGLWLTEINADLYRVPDTKKR